Proteins from a genomic interval of Papaver somniferum cultivar HN1 chromosome 4, ASM357369v1, whole genome shotgun sequence:
- the LOC113275218 gene encoding probable tRNA N6-adenosine threonylcarbamoyltransferase, mitochondrial, with translation MGGGLALQSLSSTFSRLNFLLKPPLPYTSRIIRTQFKPQTQKPTSNLLKPCYFSSYPSNHKTSKPQFRIIASSSRDDIVILGIETSCDDTAAAVVRSDGKILSQVVSSQADLLEQFGGVSPKDAKEQHSKVIDQVVQRALDEANLTEVDLSAVAVTIGPGLSLCLRVGVQKARRIAGKFNLPIVGVHHMEAHALVARVAEKELQFPFLTLLISGGHNLLVLARNLGHYVQLGTTIDDAIGEAYDKTARLLGLDMRRGGPALEELAREGNAKSVKLKVPMKHHKDCNFSYAGLKTQVRLAIESSNIDKDTPISSTSCEDRSIRADIAASFQRVAVLHLEERCERAIAWAAEIEPSIKFLVVSGGVASNQYVRTRLDHVVKRNGLQLVCPPPSLCTDNGVMIAWTGIEHFRQGRYDPPPPADEPEDAVLDLRPRWPLGEEYAEGVSKSRYIRKARTHASLTSIIQASTQ, from the exons atgGGAGGAGGTTTAGCACTACAATCTCTCTCTTCTACTTTTTCCCGCCTGAATTTCTTACTGAAACCACCATTACCATACACTTCAAGAATTATTAGAACACAATTTAAGCCTCAAACTCAAAAACCCACTTCAAATTTATTGAAACCCTGTTATTTTAGTAGTTATCCTTCAAAtcacaaaacatcaaaacccCAGTTCAGAATTATTGCATCATCAAGCAGAGATGATATAGTTATTCTGGGAATTGAAACCAGTTGTGACGATACTGCTGCAGCCGTG GTTCGAAGTGATGGGAAAATTCTAAGTCAAGTTGTGTCGTCTCAG GCAGATTTACTTGAACAATTTGGAGGTGTTTCTCCTAAAGATGCCAAGGAACAACACTCGAAAGTTATTGATCAG GTAGTTCAAAGAGcgcttgatgaagcaaatttgACAGAGGTAGATCTTTCTGCAGTTGCGGTTACCATTGGACCGGGTTTAAGTCTTTGCCTACGTG TTGGCGTGCAGAAAGCTCGCAGGATTGCTGGAAAGTTCAATTTACCAATTGTTGGTGTGCATCACATGGAAGCTCATGCCTTAGTTGCCAG GGTAGCTGAGAAGGAGTTGCAGTTTCCGTTTTTGACGCTTCTAATTTCAG GAGGACATAATCTCCTTGTTCTTGCGCGCAATCTTGGCCACTATGTACAACTTGGGACCACAATAGATGATGCAATTGGCGAGGCATATGACAAGACAGCTAGGTTACTTGGACTTGATATGAGAAGAGGTGGTCCGGCTCTGGAGGAGCTTGCTCGGGAAGGCAATGCGAAATCAGTAAAACTTAAA GTTCCAATGAAACACCATAAAGATTGCAATTTCTCATATGCTGGTTTGAAGACTCAAGTACGGTTGGCAATCGAATCGAGTAACAT AGACAAAGACACTCCAATTTCATCTACAAGCTGCGAAGACAGAAGCATACGTGCAGACATTGCTGCTTCTTTTCAG CGAGTTGCGGTACTACATCTCGAAGAAAGGTGTGAACGAGCAATTGCATGGGCAGCTGAGATTGAACCATCTATCAAATTTTTG GTGGTTTCAGGAGGAGTAGCATCAAATCAGTATGTAAGGACTCGCCTTGATCATGTTGTAAAGAGGAACGGTTTGCAACTTGTTTGCCCCCCTCCAAGTCTTTGTACTGACAATG ggGTAATGATTGCGTGGACTGGGATCGAGCACTTCCGCCAGGGACGATATGATCCACCACCTCCAGCTGATGAACCAGAAGATGCCGTG CTGGATTTGCGGCCAAGGTGGCCACTGGGGGAAGAATATGCGGAAGGAGTAAGTAAATCTCGCTACATTAGAAAAGCACGGACGCATGCATCACTTACATCAATCATCCAAGCTTCTACGCAGTAG